One Schlesneria paludicola DSM 18645 DNA segment encodes these proteins:
- a CDS encoding phosphoadenylyl-sulfate reductase — translation MARLTQADLNDINQTFENDSPLELLRWAHDIFGTRIGMLSAMQRAGSMVCHMIGHNKLNIPVLFVDTGVNFQETLDTRDRLAKEYGLNIISLKPRLTMEDQIHEFGVLYLTPEGQKKCCQMRKTEPLLQEKGKYDCLIGSLRRSEGGKRGKIPIVSVDTQMNCVRVNPLANVSDDELKSYLAEHHVIVNPLHSQGFTTIGCNRCTTPVLPDEPTRAGRWRHLGTWSAYCEINPTDRDGGLSKAIELPADLIDRILGQKTDFAI, via the coding sequence ATGGCGCGATTAACGCAGGCTGACCTGAACGACATCAATCAGACATTCGAAAACGATTCGCCTTTGGAACTGTTGCGATGGGCTCATGACATTTTCGGTACCCGCATCGGCATGTTGTCGGCCATGCAACGGGCAGGCAGTATGGTCTGCCACATGATCGGGCACAACAAACTGAACATTCCAGTCCTGTTCGTCGACACCGGAGTCAACTTTCAGGAAACGCTCGACACGCGCGATCGACTGGCAAAAGAATACGGGCTGAACATCATTTCGCTGAAGCCCCGCCTGACGATGGAAGATCAGATTCATGAATTCGGTGTGCTTTACCTGACGCCTGAAGGCCAAAAGAAATGCTGTCAGATGCGCAAGACAGAACCGCTGCTGCAAGAGAAGGGAAAATATGACTGCCTGATCGGTAGCCTGCGTCGATCTGAAGGTGGCAAGCGAGGCAAGATTCCCATCGTGTCTGTCGACACTCAGATGAACTGTGTCCGAGTGAACCCGCTGGCGAACGTTTCGGATGACGAGTTGAAGTCATACCTCGCCGAACACCACGTGATCGTGAACCCCCTGCACTCCCAAGGTTTCACGACAATTGGATGCAACCGCTGCACGACCCCCGTGCTACCGGACGAGCCAACTCGGGCAGGCCGCTGGCGCCATCTGGGAACCTGGTCCGCGTACTGCGAAATCAATCCCACAGACCGCGACGGCGGGCTATCGAAAGCGATCGAACTTCCCGCAGACTTGATCGATCGAATCCTGGGACAGAAGACCGATTTCGCCATTTGA